Part of the Spartinivicinus poritis genome, ACAACAGCTTGCCTGCATTCAAGGGCAACAAAGAAGCTGGTTTTGTGGTAGCTATACTGGTTATGGTTTTCATGAGGATGGTTTTAAGTCTGCTCTTTCAGTAGCCAATCAACTTAACTGTGAAGCACCATGGCAACAAATGAATTAATAGACAATACGCCACGACTATTTATTGGAAAAGTATCTCATCAACGTTTTTTTCCAGTACGCTACCGATTTACCTATCGCGTTTTCAGCATTGCAGTCAATATCGATAAACTTGAAGAGACTTTTTCAAGAAGTAAATTTATATCATTGAATAAATGGAACCTATTTAGTTTTTATCAAGCTGATTTCGGGCCAAAAGGTAAAATGGCGCTTCGGCCATGGGTAAATCAATCATTACTTAAAGCCGGTATCAGCATTCAACCAGATAATATTGAATTATTTTGCTTTCCCCGGGTTTTAGGTTACTCTTTTAATCCACTGGCCATTTGGTATTGCTATAAAGATTCTCAATTAATTGCAGCTATTTTAGAAGTACACAATACATTTAAAGAAGCTCATACCTATGTCATTAACTGTACTCAAGCTAAAACCCTTACCGGCAAAGCCGATAAGTCATTTCATGTATCCCCTTTTATTAGTATGGATGCAAGATACCAGTTTACGCTTAAAGACAACCCAACTATAAAAATAATATCAATACACCAATATCAAGAAGATAATTTGCTTTTGATTGCCAATCAATATGCTAAAGAAATACCTTTTTCTTCTAGTAATTTACTAAAGGTATTTTTATCAATTC contains:
- a CDS encoding DUF1365 domain-containing protein encodes the protein MATNELIDNTPRLFIGKVSHQRFFPVRYRFTYRVFSIAVNIDKLEETFSRSKFISLNKWNLFSFYQADFGPKGKMALRPWVNQSLLKAGISIQPDNIELFCFPRVLGYSFNPLAIWYCYKDSQLIAAILEVHNTFKEAHTYVINCTQAKTLTGKADKSFHVSPFISMDARYQFTLKDNPTIKIISIHQYQEDNLLLIANQYAKEIPFSSSNLLKVFLSIPLMTWKVIVMIHWQALKIWLKGATFYPHPNYRNSKD